In the genome of Candidatus Nitrosotenuis sp. DW1, one region contains:
- a CDS encoding matrixin family metalloprotease — MSTNAIHLAAVMSVLILFSAGSISHANAETIHMYVQKMPQHWQDKFGDVMTNATRYWEDKTPNLKFETAQYVDKSDFVVEWASQYGEGKLGYYSTDIENAYGKPTMAITLGFFKDKKWHLASPEYVLQITKHEIGHALGLPHSVDPNDIMYPTIEDYESWLQDSEQDNQASGNVANWQSRSEKYQEMASEKILPLESKIDETQSLLNARTYEGNASNESLDNAWTSFWWAKKYLNSAEKMQTDGGAFVLESDYYESYIKFKSSYDYAKKAEQKILQIIEHIEKADSLAYDN, encoded by the coding sequence TTGAGCACCAATGCCATACACCTTGCAGCTGTCATGTCAGTCTTGATTTTGTTTAGCGCAGGCTCGATTTCACATGCCAATGCAGAGACAATCCACATGTACGTGCAAAAAATGCCGCAGCACTGGCAAGACAAATTCGGGGACGTCATGACAAACGCCACACGGTACTGGGAGGACAAGACCCCCAATCTCAAGTTTGAGACGGCTCAGTACGTGGACAAGTCAGACTTTGTAGTCGAATGGGCAAGTCAGTACGGAGAAGGAAAGCTCGGATACTATTCGACTGACATCGAAAACGCGTACGGCAAGCCGACAATGGCAATCACACTTGGATTTTTCAAAGACAAAAAATGGCACCTTGCATCTCCAGAGTACGTACTGCAAATAACAAAACATGAGATAGGACATGCGTTGGGTTTACCGCACAGTGTAGATCCAAATGACATAATGTATCCAACAATTGAAGACTATGAATCATGGCTGCAGGACTCAGAGCAGGATAATCAGGCCTCAGGCAATGTCGCAAACTGGCAGAGCAGATCAGAAAAATACCAAGAGATGGCAAGTGAAAAAATTCTTCCACTTGAATCAAAAATAGATGAGACCCAGTCATTGTTAAACGCCAGAACCTACGAAGGTAACGCATCAAACGAGTCACTTGATAATGCCTGGACTTCGTTCTGGTGGGCAAAAAAATATCTAAACAGTGCAGAAAAAATGCAGACAGACGGCGGTGCATTCGTTTTGGAGTCAGACTACTATGAATCATACATCAAATTCAAATCATCATATGATTACGCAAAAAAAGCTGAACAAAAGATATTACAGATAATAGAACATATTGAAAAGGCAGACAGTTTGGCGTACGACAACTAA
- a CDS encoding aldo/keto reductase — MSQKTYQLAPNLQICRILNGMWQVAGGHGQIDRESAVSEMMLYHDSDFTTWDMADIYGPAEEYLGEFRKRLAKKKGESELDKIQALTKFVPNSGPMTRSIVEHYIDRSIRRMNVKTIDVVQFHWWDYSDTSYLDALHHLSKIRDDGKIRHIGLTNFDTERIEIMVENGFKMVSNQVQYSILDQRPEVMMAPFCQKHGIKLLTYGTLLGGFLSESYLGKPEPAKSQLYTFSLQKYKNMIDAWGGWILFQELLATLDSVAKKHHVGIANVATKYILDKPAVAGVIIGARLGIAEHRSENARAFSLNLDKEDNEKITSVTSKSQDLFSSIGDCGSEYR; from the coding sequence ATGTCGCAAAAAACCTACCAACTGGCACCCAACTTGCAAATCTGCCGAATCCTAAACGGTATGTGGCAGGTAGCCGGTGGCCATGGGCAAATTGATCGGGAGTCTGCTGTCTCTGAGATGATGCTGTATCATGACTCCGATTTTACCACCTGGGACATGGCAGACATTTACGGCCCTGCCGAAGAATACTTGGGCGAATTTAGAAAAAGACTTGCAAAGAAAAAGGGCGAATCAGAACTTGACAAAATTCAGGCCCTTACAAAATTTGTCCCAAATTCCGGTCCTATGACTAGGTCGATTGTGGAGCATTACATCGACAGGTCCATTCGCAGAATGAATGTGAAAACAATCGATGTGGTCCAGTTTCACTGGTGGGATTACTCTGATACAAGCTACCTTGATGCGCTGCACCATCTCTCAAAAATTCGAGATGATGGGAAGATACGGCACATAGGGCTGACAAACTTTGATACGGAAAGAATCGAAATCATGGTGGAAAATGGATTCAAGATGGTGTCAAATCAGGTGCAATATTCCATATTGGACCAGAGACCTGAAGTAATGATGGCTCCGTTTTGCCAAAAACACGGCATCAAGCTTCTAACTTATGGGACACTACTTGGGGGATTTCTGTCTGAGAGTTATCTTGGAAAGCCGGAGCCTGCCAAGTCCCAACTGTATACGTTTAGTTTGCAGAAATACAAGAACATGATTGATGCATGGGGCGGGTGGATACTGTTCCAGGAGCTACTGGCAACGCTTGATTCTGTGGCAAAAAAACACCATGTAGGAATCGCAAACGTTGCTACAAAATACATCTTAGACAAGCCTGCTGTCGCAGGAGTGATAATCGGCGCAAGGCTTGGCATAGCAGAACACAGATCAGAGAATGCAAGAGCGTTCTCGTTAAACTTGGACAAAGAAGACAATGAAAAGATAACATCCGTAACTTCAAAATCTCAGGACTTGTTTTCTTCTATCGGTGATTGCGGATCTGAATACCGATGA
- a CDS encoding ice-binding family protein, translating to MQKILILPVLTVISILFFSIPTATAADPSLAGVDNFALFSDTYTDTNGGTHLNGDLGYNVPPANFPIVSGVTINPPNPAYTTALTSVNNLYTFVNTPGQSGSCTTTIGVQTTLDNLIVGANPPGTIPPGIYCIGAAVNIATGITLSGDGIYIFRIDGTLNAAAFSAVTLVGAQSDNVFWVPTGGTTIGQDSRFAGIILTRAATTLLDTVVMDGRILSNGAVTTTGPSSTITPSLATIAPPIVVAEIQDSDCVDCVPPTLGLTRDSVRRVDQGFSYNDKSSNAELFLTPIQLATTKVGDVNKAVFKIYEKGGPDEVRHFELIFGLAKGQILGDSKARIELDRSWDGIDTVKVIDPENSLKDVKVETSKGACRTAAVFTDDCLVVTIYHTFAAPLDFNIIATNVWDEYRNAWQNYFSPGIKVVSESASVPTDEPILPVIPTGTKVLISDLTLTKSNVMVGETARVSFKVKDDAGNTIPWVTPDVGICKISAVKPHYVLVMPKSPLANDSDCPFFQSDFLSSSSTYNVNLIIPEGIKEGKYKLDVWADPDYVGQVGVVGDHKSVDITIVGGTVAPVIPTPVKIIKSPLKQVQSGTVVDDVQCKEGLQFVIKASNGAPACVKPATKIILLERGWAKPQA from the coding sequence ATGCAGAAAATTCTCATACTTCCAGTACTTACTGTAATTTCCATCCTGTTTTTCTCCATCCCGACTGCCACTGCAGCAGATCCAAGTCTTGCTGGAGTCGATAACTTTGCCCTTTTCTCTGATACTTATACAGATACCAACGGGGGAACTCATCTTAATGGAGATCTCGGATATAATGTACCTCCTGCAAACTTTCCAATAGTTTCGGGTGTAACAATTAACCCTCCTAATCCTGCATATACTACTGCGCTGACATCTGTCAATAATCTCTACACATTCGTAAACACTCCGGGGCAATCTGGATCTTGCACAACAACAATTGGGGTGCAAACTACCCTGGATAATCTTATAGTTGGAGCAAATCCTCCTGGGACTATACCGCCAGGAATCTATTGTATTGGTGCGGCTGTTAACATTGCCACTGGAATCACTCTTAGTGGCGACGGAATTTACATCTTCAGAATAGATGGTACACTTAACGCCGCCGCGTTTTCGGCGGTTACACTAGTTGGTGCACAATCTGACAATGTGTTCTGGGTACCAACGGGAGGAACAACAATTGGCCAGGACAGTAGGTTTGCAGGCATCATACTGACACGTGCAGCTACCACACTGCTTGACACTGTGGTTATGGATGGGAGAATCTTGTCTAATGGCGCAGTTACTACCACCGGACCTTCTAGCACAATTACGCCCTCATTGGCTACAATTGCGCCGCCAATAGTTGTCGCTGAAATACAGGACAGTGACTGTGTTGACTGTGTTCCTCCGACATTGGGATTGACACGTGATAGCGTACGCAGAGTGGATCAGGGCTTTTCATATAACGACAAGTCATCAAACGCAGAATTATTCTTAACGCCGATTCAACTGGCAACAACCAAGGTTGGGGACGTAAACAAGGCAGTTTTCAAGATATATGAAAAAGGCGGACCTGACGAAGTAAGGCATTTTGAGTTGATCTTCGGTCTGGCTAAAGGACAGATACTTGGCGATAGCAAGGCTAGGATTGAACTGGACAGATCATGGGACGGAATTGACACTGTCAAAGTCATAGACCCTGAAAATTCCCTAAAAGATGTCAAAGTAGAGACATCAAAAGGCGCATGTAGGACAGCAGCCGTTTTCACAGATGACTGTCTGGTTGTAACTATTTACCACACATTTGCAGCACCGCTTGACTTTAACATCATTGCGACAAACGTGTGGGATGAGTATCGAAACGCATGGCAAAACTATTTCTCTCCTGGCATCAAGGTCGTCAGCGAATCCGCAAGTGTACCAACGGATGAGCCAATACTTCCAGTAATTCCTACTGGAACGAAAGTATTGATTTCTGATCTGACACTTACAAAATCAAACGTGATGGTGGGTGAAACGGCGCGTGTGTCCTTCAAAGTAAAAGATGATGCCGGAAACACCATCCCATGGGTTACTCCTGACGTTGGCATTTGCAAAATATCTGCCGTCAAGCCTCACTATGTGCTAGTCATGCCGAAAAGCCCGTTGGCAAACGACAGCGACTGCCCTTTCTTCCAGTCTGATTTTCTGTCATCATCTAGCACCTACAATGTAAACTTGATTATTCCAGAAGGTATCAAGGAAGGAAAATACAAACTTGATGTCTGGGCAGATCCTGATTATGTTGGGCAGGTTGGTGTCGTAGGAGATCACAAGTCTGTTGACATTACTATAGTTGGTGGAACTGTGGCACCAGTTATTCCTACTCCTGTTAAAATCATAAAGTCCCCTCTAAAACAAGTCCAGTCTGGAACTGTTGTCGACGACGTGCAGTGCAAAGAAGGCCTTCAATTCGTAATCAAGGCAAGTAATGGAGCTCCGGCATGTGTCAAGCCTGCAACTAAAATAATCCTACTTGAACGCGGCTGGGCAAAACCACAAGCCTAG
- a CDS encoding ice-binding family protein: MKKILLLPVLAVISILFFSIPSATAADPDIAGLDNFAILSDTYTNTNPTTLTGDLGYRVPPDPITTTPTLSNGVVIASPSTAYSTAITKQGELFLSLNSESDTGVCTTSLAGATDLAHVVIPGMPAVGTLTPGIYCISGAVSILSPGIILKGDGVYIFRIDGAISTVTGSVVTLDGANPDKVFWVPSTAAHGTSLATVTTFAGNIVTLGPTTLFVDVTMNGRILSGGPNAAVTTSNDAITAPLVTIAPPIPIIESDDCVDCIPPTLGLTSNSVRRVDQGFSYNDKSSNVELFLTPHQLITTKVGDVNKAVFKIYEAGGPNEVRHFEMIFGLAQGQILGDSKVRIELDRSWDGIDTVKVIDPENSLKDVKVETSKGACRTAAVFTEDCLIVTVYHTFVAPLGFDIIATKVWDEHLNSWNNYFTPGVKAVDSLTAEPVPIPIIPTGMKVLISDLTITKSQVMIGDTIRVSFKVTDDNGNFIPWVTPDVGICKVSAVKPHYVLVTPKSPLANDSDCPFFQSDFLSSSNTYSINMIVPQGIKEGKYKLDVWADPDYIGPYGVIGAHKSVDITISGTKVPVVPTPVKIIKSPLKQVQSGVAIDKVQCRDNFQLIIRASNDSPACVTPATKAKLIERGWARPQT; this comes from the coding sequence ATGAAAAAAATTCTCCTGCTTCCAGTACTTGCCGTAATCTCTATCCTGTTTTTCTCCATCCCATCTGCCACTGCAGCGGATCCTGACATTGCAGGACTAGACAATTTTGCTATTCTTTCTGATACCTACACCAACACCAATCCGACCACACTAACTGGGGATCTTGGGTATCGTGTACCGCCTGATCCTATTACAACTACTCCGACATTATCTAACGGCGTGGTGATTGCGTCTCCTAGTACTGCCTATAGCACAGCAATAACAAAACAAGGCGAGCTCTTTCTCTCTTTAAACAGCGAGTCTGATACAGGAGTTTGTACAACAAGCCTTGCCGGCGCAACTGACTTGGCCCATGTTGTAATTCCCGGAATGCCAGCTGTTGGAACCCTGACGCCTGGAATCTATTGCATCAGTGGTGCTGTCTCCATACTCTCGCCAGGAATTATTCTTAAAGGCGACGGAGTTTACATCTTCAGAATAGATGGAGCGATTAGTACCGTAACTGGTTCCGTGGTAACACTAGACGGTGCAAATCCTGACAAAGTATTCTGGGTGCCATCTACAGCAGCACATGGAACATCACTTGCAACTGTCACTACTTTTGCAGGTAACATAGTGACTCTTGGGCCTACTACATTATTCGTCGATGTAACAATGAATGGAAGAATCTTGTCTGGTGGACCAAACGCAGCAGTCACTACATCCAATGATGCGATTACAGCTCCACTAGTTACAATTGCGCCCCCTATTCCTATCATAGAATCAGATGACTGTGTTGATTGTATCCCACCTACACTGGGACTGACAAGTAACAGCGTACGAAGAGTGGATCAGGGCTTTTCATATAACGACAAGTCATCAAACGTGGAATTGTTCTTAACTCCACACCAGTTGATAACTACCAAAGTTGGAGACGTAAACAAGGCAGTTTTCAAGATATACGAAGCCGGAGGACCAAACGAAGTAAGACATTTTGAAATGATTTTCGGTCTGGCTCAAGGACAGATACTTGGCGATAGCAAGGTTAGGATTGAACTAGACAGATCATGGGATGGAATTGATACCGTCAAAGTCATAGACCCTGAAAATTCCTTAAAAGATGTCAAGGTGGAAACATCAAAAGGCGCATGTAGGACAGCGGCAGTTTTCACAGAGGACTGTCTGATTGTAACTGTTTATCACACATTTGTAGCACCACTTGGCTTTGACATTATTGCAACTAAAGTATGGGACGAACACTTAAACTCCTGGAATAACTACTTTACCCCTGGAGTCAAGGCAGTAGATTCATTGACAGCTGAGCCAGTGCCGATTCCAATAATTCCTACTGGGATGAAAGTACTAATTTCTGATTTAACAATCACAAAATCTCAAGTAATGATAGGGGATACTATACGTGTGTCGTTCAAAGTTACAGATGACAATGGAAATTTCATCCCTTGGGTTACTCCAGATGTTGGCATTTGCAAAGTATCTGCAGTAAAGCCGCACTATGTTTTAGTTACGCCTAAAAGTCCACTGGCAAACGACAGCGACTGTCCTTTCTTCCAGTCTGACTTTCTATCGTCTTCTAATACCTACAGCATAAACATGATTGTCCCACAAGGCATCAAGGAAGGAAAATACAAACTTGATGTCTGGGCAGATCCTGATTACATTGGACCGTATGGCGTCATAGGAGCTCACAAATCTGTTGACATCACTATATCTGGAACAAAGGTACCTGTTGTTCCTACTCCTGTTAAAATCATCAAATCCCCCCTAAAACAAGTCCAGTCCGGAGTTGCTATTGATAAAGTACAATGCAGAGACAACTTTCAGCTTATAATCCGGGCAAGTAATGACAGTCCAGCTTGTGTAACGCCTGCAACCAAGGCAAAACTCATTGAACGCGGATGGGCAAGACCGCAAACCTAG
- a CDS encoding beta-propeller domain-containing protein — translation MNFKIIIVIAALSVVGSLGLYFALSTSGTTGTPYTVPPTIFDTKPISLDDSQEIKKFSSYDEIRKFLQDAQMTSVQYTMREGETLDGTVFPSPWTSGKGFAGTDSDQFAPRPGMPMESPPSGYDAEMPTHSTTNVQVKDVDEPDYIKNDEKYAYIVSGDKLTIIDAYPAETAKIVLKVGLDIPQGQSLQNIFLNKNLLTVFYQGNQEMDYIQEYGFAPSKIYTPLTHITILDVSDKEGPEIVKDYSVNGYYTSARMIGGVVYIVTVNDANISRPIIPMVREQDTVLISPPIYYFDNPDQYYNFNTVTAIDIFNNKINAETFLMSNAGTVYVSNDNIYITYQKNTPYHYYQNMEKDRFFNAILPSLPQDIQEKIKMVISDVTIPQQEKWNRVSDLLQDAYNGLSSSDRSKMFQKIQDAIYDYDTKLQQQMLKTVVHKISISDISLKYVAKGEVPGRLLNQFSMDESGDRFRIATTSEFYNQYKTVQFNNVYVLDESLNQVGKLEKIAEDETIYSARFMDDRLYLVTFKRIDPFFVIDLSNDTPKVLGELKIPGYSNYLHPYDANHIIGIGKETKDNQYGGTEILGVKVALFDVTNVSNPKVIDVKTIGKQGADSEVLSDHKALLFDKERNILSIPITEQGEMYAADARYYENRMWRGFYVFGIDPSDGITLKGMISHSNGTGYDYSMPSRSFYIGDTLYTVSSNLIKMNDLSDLREINELKLRDTSKIVQYVK, via the coding sequence TTGAATTTTAAAATTATTATTGTTATAGCTGCGCTTTCTGTTGTCGGCTCTTTGGGACTTTATTTTGCATTGTCCACTTCAGGTACCACCGGCACACCGTATACTGTACCGCCGACAATTTTTGATACCAAACCCATCTCACTTGACGATTCACAGGAAATAAAGAAATTTTCCTCATACGATGAAATCAGAAAATTCCTACAGGATGCGCAGATGACAAGCGTACAGTATACTATGCGTGAAGGGGAAACACTGGACGGAACTGTATTTCCATCCCCCTGGACTTCTGGCAAGGGCTTTGCAGGTACAGATTCTGACCAGTTTGCGCCAAGACCTGGCATGCCAATGGAATCTCCGCCATCTGGTTATGATGCTGAAATGCCAACCCATTCCACTACAAACGTTCAGGTCAAAGATGTGGACGAGCCTGACTATATCAAAAACGACGAAAAGTATGCCTACATTGTATCTGGCGACAAACTCACAATTATAGATGCATATCCTGCGGAAACTGCAAAAATCGTACTCAAAGTTGGCCTTGACATACCTCAGGGGCAATCACTCCAAAACATTTTCCTAAACAAGAATCTGCTTACTGTATTCTACCAGGGCAATCAGGAAATGGACTATATTCAGGAATATGGTTTTGCGCCGTCCAAGATTTACACGCCACTTACACACATCACAATACTTGATGTGTCTGACAAGGAAGGCCCGGAGATAGTCAAGGATTATTCCGTTAATGGATACTATACCAGCGCAAGAATGATTGGTGGTGTGGTCTACATTGTTACTGTAAATGACGCAAACATCTCACGACCGATCATCCCTATGGTGCGCGAGCAAGACACCGTTCTTATCAGCCCGCCAATATACTATTTTGACAATCCTGATCAATACTATAATTTCAACACCGTAACCGCAATTGATATTTTCAACAACAAGATAAACGCAGAAACTTTTCTGATGAGCAATGCAGGAACCGTCTATGTGTCAAATGACAACATCTACATCACGTATCAGAAAAACACGCCATACCACTACTACCAGAATATGGAAAAAGACAGATTCTTCAATGCCATACTCCCTTCACTCCCACAAGACATCCAGGAAAAAATCAAAATGGTGATCTCTGATGTGACCATACCTCAGCAGGAAAAATGGAACCGCGTGTCTGATCTACTGCAGGATGCATACAACGGGCTGTCATCATCTGACAGGTCAAAGATGTTCCAAAAAATCCAAGACGCCATATATGACTATGACACCAAATTGCAACAGCAGATGCTCAAAACAGTGGTGCACAAAATTTCCATAAGTGACATCTCGCTAAAATATGTGGCAAAAGGTGAGGTGCCAGGCAGGCTGCTCAACCAGTTTTCAATGGATGAATCTGGGGACAGATTCCGAATTGCCACTACATCTGAATTCTACAACCAGTACAAGACAGTTCAATTCAACAACGTCTATGTCTTAGATGAATCCCTAAACCAAGTTGGGAAACTCGAAAAAATTGCCGAGGATGAGACAATTTATTCGGCAAGATTCATGGACGACAGGCTGTATCTTGTCACGTTTAAGAGAATTGATCCATTCTTTGTAATTGATCTATCCAATGATACACCAAAAGTACTTGGCGAACTGAAAATCCCAGGATACTCTAACTATCTGCATCCATATGATGCAAACCATATCATTGGAATAGGAAAAGAGACAAAGGACAACCAGTATGGTGGAACAGAGATACTGGGAGTTAAGGTGGCACTCTTTGATGTAACTAACGTGTCAAATCCCAAAGTAATTGATGTCAAGACAATAGGGAAACAGGGTGCAGACTCTGAGGTGCTGTCTGATCACAAGGCGCTACTGTTTGACAAGGAGAGAAATATCCTATCCATCCCAATTACTGAGCAGGGAGAAATGTATGCTGCGGATGCAAGGTATTACGAGAACCGAATGTGGAGAGGATTCTATGTGTTTGGGATTGATCCATCTGATGGCATTACACTAAAGGGAATGATCAGTCACTCTAATGGTACAGGATATGACTATTCCATGCCGTCAAGATCATTTTACATCGGAGATACCCTGTACACTGTGAGCTCTAATCTGATAAAGATGAATGATTTATCGGATTTGCGCGAAATCAATGAATTGAAACTAAGGGATACATCAAAGATTGTGCAATATGTCAAGTAA
- a CDS encoding Mov34/MPN/PAD-1 family protein, producing the protein MEIVLTKNQKKVLVNHAQSNFPNESCALLFGIGDSKTCTVKDIFLAENMEKSPINFTISNEELLKGYKEAEQKKLDVIGIFHSHPHSEAVPSLTDKEFMVGNPVVWMIFSNKRDEFKAYILESSLVQVSIKII; encoded by the coding sequence TTGGAAATAGTTCTTACAAAAAATCAAAAAAAAGTTCTTGTAAATCACGCACAAAGTAATTTTCCAAACGAATCATGTGCGCTTTTGTTTGGGATTGGCGATTCCAAAACATGCACGGTAAAGGACATCTTTTTGGCAGAAAACATGGAGAAATCCCCAATAAACTTTACAATTTCAAACGAGGAATTACTCAAAGGATACAAAGAGGCAGAGCAAAAAAAACTAGATGTTATAGGAATATTTCATTCCCACCCGCATTCTGAGGCGGTTCCCTCTTTGACAGACAAAGAATTCATGGTTGGAAATCCAGTTGTGTGGATGATATTTTCAAACAAGCGCGATGAGTTCAAGGCATACATCCTAGAATCAAGCCTAGTACAAGTTTCTATAAAAATAATCTAA
- a CDS encoding DUF2024 family protein: MEIHVYDTYVEAKDGHTMHFDVITDVKDHGKAIEYAKQWLETVGEKGAKVTTEECQFCHSQGAPKPVEDAIKANGFFIQKMEGCP; encoded by the coding sequence ATGGAAATACACGTGTACGATACATATGTAGAGGCCAAAGACGGCCACACGATGCATTTTGATGTCATAACAGATGTCAAAGACCACGGCAAGGCAATAGAATATGCCAAGCAATGGTTGGAAACTGTTGGCGAAAAAGGAGCCAAGGTGACAACTGAAGAATGTCAGTTCTGCCACTCACAGGGCGCTCCAAAGCCAGTAGAAGATGCAATCAAAGCTAATGGATTTTTCATCCAAAAGATGGAAGGCTGCCCATAG
- a CDS encoding cupredoxin domain-containing protein, producing the protein MSNWDLMMPGMGLTAIGITGVTIAYSGIAHTFIDGMHALTGLTLFLGLIFLAAGILEGGVSTSNKAKATTLVILGISFSFGLAALNFNSITTIPTFAGIMLIIAVPSIVIAYVTMKMPQYAKPVSIIFILAVGAAIASYVAFGLIGPSQYLVPPPAEEEIVPEEVPASTAPVFKISILKDSSMQGNPDYDPDMAQVPMGNVIEWTNDDTAAHTVTSAADAGATFDSSLISPGDTFRLDTAPLELAKHDYFCIVHPWMTASFELVEESGERLAEGATATDPNSVIPEQMPSETPVIPDEVQVPEEVPTEEPVEVPIEMPAEPAPTIPEEQVEEPVETETIVSIPAGSSLPGCESTDECFMPSSVTITTGNTVTWTNDDTAAHTVTSGIDVTPDGVFDSSLLPAGKTFSFKFESSGEYPYYCMVHPWMTGKVIVE; encoded by the coding sequence ATGAGTAATTGGGACCTCATGATGCCGGGGATGGGTCTTACCGCCATAGGCATAACAGGTGTTACTATTGCATATTCAGGAATAGCTCACACGTTTATCGATGGAATGCATGCGTTAACAGGGCTTACACTTTTCTTGGGTTTGATCTTTTTGGCTGCAGGAATTTTAGAGGGAGGAGTATCGACGAGCAACAAAGCAAAGGCGACTACTTTGGTAATTTTGGGAATTTCCTTTTCGTTTGGACTTGCAGCGCTTAATTTTAACTCGATAACAACAATTCCGACATTTGCAGGAATCATGCTGATAATAGCGGTGCCATCAATTGTAATTGCATATGTAACCATGAAGATGCCCCAATATGCAAAACCCGTATCAATAATTTTCATACTAGCAGTTGGGGCAGCAATCGCATCTTATGTCGCCTTTGGCCTAATTGGTCCATCTCAGTATCTCGTACCACCGCCAGCTGAGGAAGAGATCGTGCCAGAAGAAGTACCAGCGTCTACTGCGCCGGTGTTCAAGATTTCAATTCTCAAAGACTCTTCCATGCAGGGAAATCCAGACTATGACCCAGACATGGCGCAGGTGCCAATGGGCAACGTCATCGAATGGACAAATGACGACACTGCTGCACACACAGTAACCAGTGCTGCAGATGCAGGAGCCACATTTGACTCAAGCCTCATCAGTCCAGGCGACACATTCAGACTTGACACTGCTCCGTTGGAGTTGGCCAAGCATGATTATTTCTGCATAGTCCACCCATGGATGACAGCATCATTTGAGTTAGTAGAAGAGTCAGGAGAAAGACTTGCGGAGGGAGCAACAGCAACTGATCCAAACTCAGTAATTCCAGAACAGATGCCAAGTGAGACTCCAGTAATTCCAGATGAGGTCCAAGTGCCAGAAGAAGTACCGACTGAGGAACCAGTCGAAGTACCAATTGAAATGCCAGCAGAGCCAGCACCAACCATTCCAGAAGAACAGGTAGAAGAGCCAGTCGAAACTGAGACAATAGTTTCAATTCCAGCAGGCTCATCTCTCCCAGGATGTGAGTCAACCGATGAATGTTTCATGCCAAGTTCCGTAACAATAACGACTGGAAACACAGTAACATGGACAAATGACGACACTGCTGCACACACAGTAACTAGCGGCATAGATGTAACTCCAGACGGAGTATTTGACAGCAGTTTACTTCCAGCAGGAAAAACATTTTCATTCAAGTTTGAATCAAGCGGTGAGTATCCGTATTATTGCATGGTTCACCCATGGATGACTGGAAAGGTCATCGTAGAATAA
- a CDS encoding heme o synthase → MGLKEVLEISKPRIVVLLVITAVTSMYAASKLVGPELSLTGLFHIIIAGALASAGSSALNHYYDKDIDPLMKRTSTRPIPSGRMKASHVLIYGIAVSVASVVYAALTLNWTSTFFIGLGIFFYVIIYTVWLKRNNSSNIVIGGFAGSAASMAGWTAATGFVPPYGIDLLGFLVGFLVFVWTPSHFWCLAMKIRDDYAEAKVPMLPVLIGMHKTSKYILVNTAILLPYSLALSFIPNGLGIVYFVIAAASGGLMLVYHYKLTKNPTSDFAWKAYKVTAPYLTIIFVAIALDAAFHFRF, encoded by the coding sequence TTGGGATTAAAAGAAGTATTAGAAATATCAAAGCCGCGCATAGTAGTACTGCTTGTCATTACCGCAGTCACATCAATGTATGCTGCAAGCAAGCTAGTCGGCCCTGAGCTTAGTCTGACTGGGCTGTTCCATATCATAATTGCAGGAGCACTGGCGTCTGCAGGATCAAGCGCACTTAATCATTATTATGACAAGGACATCGATCCACTCATGAAAAGAACAAGCACCAGGCCTATACCGTCAGGACGAATGAAGGCAAGCCATGTTCTAATTTATGGAATTGCAGTAAGCGTCGCATCCGTGGTGTATGCCGCACTCACGCTGAACTGGACTTCTACATTCTTTATAGGGCTTGGAATATTTTTTTATGTCATAATCTACACCGTGTGGCTCAAGCGAAACAATTCTTCAAACATAGTAATTGGCGGATTTGCAGGAAGTGCCGCATCGATGGCAGGCTGGACTGCCGCCACTGGCTTTGTGCCGCCATACGGGATTGACCTGCTCGGCTTTCTTGTGGGATTTTTGGTGTTTGTCTGGACTCCTTCGCACTTTTGGTGCCTTGCAATGAAGATACGGGACGACTATGCAGAAGCAAAGGTCCCGATGCTGCCAGTATTGATAGGAATGCACAAGACGTCAAAATACATCTTGGTGAACACTGCAATTCTACTCCCGTACTCTCTGGCGCTATCCTTTATTCCAAACGGGCTTGGAATCGTATACTTTGTAATTGCCGCAGCAAGCGGAGGCCTGATGCTGGTGTATCATTACAAGCTTACCAAGAATCCGACCTCGGATTTTGCATGGAAGGCATACAAGGTAACTGCGCCGTACCTGACAATAATTTTCGTAGCTATTGCGCTTGACGCCGCGTTTCACTTTAGGTTCTAG